ggcaaagaaaaacatgaaattttcCCCTCGTTATTTCAGGAGAAGCTCTCAGACCTGCATTGATGAGGATCTGTGAAAATATCATGGGCCATCTCAATCAAAAGGGATTCTATTCAATACTCCAGGTTCAGTATTACAGCTCATACTTTTTCAATTTTATCAAGAGAATAATTTAAGTAATGTGTTACccattttcttcctcagtgccaactgtaattttattaataattcatgttgtatgtcattttaatttttcttatttagaTCTTGCTGACCAATGGCTTGGCTCGTTCTAAACCATCTCTGTCCAAAGGCACTCTAACGgctattttcactttgtcattaagGTGAGTCAGGAGCTAGTGATTTCACCAATGTaactgcttttcaaaataaaagcaaaaaaaccccTGTATATTCCAGTTTTAATACATGAAGTGCAGGAGACATGGTATATCCAGTGTCTTGTGTCTTCAAGGTTTTATTTGCTGGCTTTTTTAATTACATCTAATATTTTTTAGGCCTGTCATCGCTGCTCACTTCTCCGATAACCTGCTAAGATCATTCCTCATCCACATCATGTCCGTTCCAGCTGTTGTATACCACCTCAATGTGCTCACTCCAGAGGTAAAAGCCCTGTCATATGTCATATCAACGTTTATGATCATTTGAACTATTAGAGGGAGGTTTTAACATCTGCTCTGTCTCAACAGTGTATGGCGTCCATTCAGACGCATGACCTCCTGCGGAAGTTCATCTTGTTTCTCAGCCGGGAAGAACAGTGTTCGgacatctgtgtctgtctcgAGGGGAGCCACACACTCTGCTTACTTGGTATATTATTTTGGATAAATATGGGCTTGCACTTTCACCGATCTGATCTAGTTGTGTACAGATGAGAGAATCATTGGGTGTCCCTTTACCCTTGTTACTGTGTCTTTCTCATGTTTGATAGGCAACCTGATTCACTTGGGTTACCTTAATGAGAAAGTCCTTGAAGAGGAGGCCAGTCATTTTGTGAAGGACCTGACTGACATGCTGTCCTACTGCCAGAGATATGTATCCCAAAAGAAGTCTAACCTTACCCACTGGCATCCTGTCCTGGGATGGTTCTCACAAACAGTGGACTACGGGTCAGTAAAAGagatattgtttatttaaataataagcTGGACTCTCATTTAACTTAATATATTGGACAAATATAACACTTCAAGATGTATATTACAAAGATGGCTTAATAAACTGCATCAGGCTGCCTGATGGTTCCTGGGGAACAgctcacttttcttttgttaaaagAATAATGGCAGATATACGTgactttgtctcctctctgcctcttctgtTCTCCGTAGCCTGAATGAGTCGATGCCGCTGGTCACCAAGCAGCTTCAGTACCTGTGGGGTGTTTCTGTCATTCGAACGCTCTTCAGTGATGTCCTCTCTAAAAAGCTGGAGAGCCAGGAGCCCACTCCCCCACCTCCACAGCCTAGCACATCACAAAACAATCTACCAGTTAAAAGTGAGTTATAAACCCAAACCTactctaatgttttaaaattaGTACAATCttttgggtttttaaaaaaaaaaaaaaaaggttgaaagtCTCTTGAAGGTCCTTTGTATCccctgtgtgttgtgtctgtgtgttgataGACCTCTTCAAGCGAGCATTTCAGAAGTCGGCTTCTGTGAGAAACATCCTGAAACCAGTAGGAGGGAAACGAGTCGACTCTGCTGAAGTTCAGAAGGTGTGCAGCATCTGTGTGCTCTACCAGACAGCTCTGTCTACGCTGACACAAATACGCCTCCAGATCCTCACTGGTCAGTCCCAGAatcttacatttgtttttaatgttatacagtattttgaaaCACCCTCCTGGAAAGTTCATTGTCACTGTACATTGTACTGTACTCTGTTTTTTTGCAGGTCTGACACATCTTGATGATCTTTTGCCCAAACTGTGGGCCTTCATCTGTGAGCTTGGTCCTCAGGGAGGCCTTAAACTCTTCATGGAGTGTCTGAACAATGACACTGAAGAGTCCAAGCAGCTCCTGTCTATGCTTATGCTTTTCTGCGACTGCTCACGGCACCTAATCACGTAATTtcactgattcttttttttttttttttttttttttttttactgtgttgtgCATAAGATGCCCAATTTCAACAGCACATTTTTGTGACATACTGTAAACATGTTACAGAATTCTGGATGACATTGAAGTCTATGAGGAACAAACATCTTTCAAGATAGAGGAACTCATCACTATCTCCTCATTTCTGAACACATTTGTGTACAAGATGATATGGGATGGCATCTTAGGTGAGTGTGTGACCTCACTGAATCTCGAATGTTATGATGATTGTAGCTGTTTCTTTactgaaaaactgttttgtgtttaataGAAAATGCAAAGGGAGAGAAACTGGAGTTGTTCCACAGTGTTCATGGCTGGCTCATGGTGCTTTATGAGCGAGACTGCAGGCGAAGGTTCACCCCTGATGACCACTGGCTACGCAagtaaatacaaacactgaaacacagaataGCTGTTGATGTCCTACAACCCACCAGCCTTCTGTTTCAGGAAAGACTGCTCTGTGATGAAATCTTACCTTTATGTCATTGTGGTGTTGAATTCAGGGACCTGAAGCCCAGTCTGTTGTTCCAAGAgctggagaaaggaaagaaaagagccCAGCTTTTACTGCAGTACATCCCACACGTCATTCCACATAAAAACGTGAGTAAACAGGATCCTTTCATTTAAACcagtgtcattttcattttcagttgtaTAATTGCTTTGCCTCTTCATTTTAGAGGGTGCTGCTGTTCAGGAACATCGTtacaaaggaaaaagaaagtttaGGATTGGTAGAAACAAGCTCTGCTTCACCACATGTCACCCATATTACCATTCGTCGCTCACGGATGTTGGAGGtaacaaacaaatcaattttTAGAGCAGAGTTTGAATGTGTTATACTATATTGGTCATCCCAAAATAATGCTTACTTTGCTATTCTCAGGATGGATATGACCAGCTCCGTCGGCTGCCAGTGAATTCTATAAAAGGCGTAATTCGTGTGAAGTTTGTTAATGACCTGGGAGTGGACGAGGCTGGTATCGACCAGGATGGTGTCTTCAAAGAGTTCCTAGAGGAGATCATTAAGAAAGTGTTCAATCCTGCTCTCAACCTCTTCAAGGTAATTAAGGCAAATAGTGTGCTACTTCTAAACCAGCACACCTCTGCTGCTGACTTTGATTATATATGTGTTGTATgatatgatgtttatttttccatagACTACCAGTGGAAATGAAAGGCTGTATCCTTCACCCACCTCTTACATCCATGAGAACCATTTGCAGCTGTTTGAGTTTGTGGGGAAGATGCTTGGGAAAGCTGTCTACGAGGTACATTTAATTTATGAATAAACGCCTCATTTCTTGTTCTCACTCTGAATGAAGTGTTTTAGATGATCTTCAACAATTATATCTTCATTAACTCTGTGTATTCAGGGCATCGTTGTGGACGTCCCGTTTGCCTCCTTCTTCCTCAGTCAAGTCTTGGGTCACCACCACAGCACTTTCTACAGCTCCATCGACGAGCTTCCTTCACTGGACTCTGAGTTTTACAAGAACCTCACGTCCATCAAGGTCAGAGAAACATTACACTCGGACTGTCActtattatttttacttcaaTTTGCCAAGTTTTCATCTCAAGCTCACACTGTTGTATGTGGTTTCTAATATCAAACGGACATCTTATATTTGATTTTTCAGCGCTATGATGGAGATGTAGGGGATCTAGGACTAACGTTATCCTATGATGAGGATGTCATGGGGCAGGTAAGGATGGACGTGGAAGATATGAATAAGTAgttgaatatttaaaatcatTAGTTTAAAGTTACTTCTTGTGTTCCCTAACAGCTTGTCTGTCATGAGCTGATACCTGGGGGGAAAACAATGCCAGTCACCAATGAAAACAAGTATGTAAATACAGATGCATGTGAAAAAATAGTAGGGTACTGAACCATCTTAAGTTTAAAATGTTGGATCTTTTGCTGATTGTTGTGTACTCAATACAAATCAGCATCTAACTTTCAGCTCTCCATCTCCTATAGGATCAGCTACATCCACCTCATGGCTCACTTCCGGATGCACACGCAGATTAAGGAGCAAACTGCAGCTTTCATTCGAGGCTTCCGCAGCATCATTAACCCAGAGTGGCTGCACATGTTTTCCACACCTGAGGTTCAGCGCCTTGTCTCAGGAGACAATGCTGAGATTGATCTAGATGACCTCAAGTACGTAACATTTCATCTTTGTCTTCGTTCAACATGTCTCTAATATGGATGGTTTAATTTGATTGGTATAGTCTCATACTGTACCCTCTCACCACAACATTTATACTGATTATTTCGTTAGTAAATGTACCTCGAGTACAGCAACATGTTTCCATTACTTCAGTTGTCTACTGAAGACAAATAGGGATGctttcttcattcattcatccatctgtttATAGAGGCAGTTTAAGATGCTCATCACTgatgttttcctccttttctcagGAAACACACAGTCTACTATGGAGGATTTCACAGCAGCCATCGTGTCATCATCTGGCTGTGGGATATCCTGTCCAGTGACTTCAATGCTGAAGAGAGGGCTATGTTCCTTAAAGTAAGCTGTCCTTTGTTTGTCACACTCAAAAGCATTTCATTTCTAACACGAGGTGCTTTAAGTGTCTCTTACACTTTTTCATgtatgtttacagtttgttacCAGCTGTTCAAGGCCACCTCTTCTAGGTTTCGCCTACCTCAAACCACCTTTCTCCATCCGTTGTGTGGAAGTTTCAGATGATcaggtgaggatgaagatggaGAAAACTAACGCTGCTTACAAGCTGTTGCGTTTGTCTTGTAGCTGGCATCGCTGTGTTACATTTTTACTAACAGAGCATTTCCTGTGCCTAGGACACCGGAGACACCCTCGGCAGTGTTCTGAGGGGCTTTTTCACCATCCGCAAGAAGGAACCCGGTGGTCGACTTCCCACTTCATCAACCTGCTTCAACCTGCTCAAGCTGCCCAACTACAGCAAGAAGAGCATCCTGCGTGACAAGCTGCGTTACGCTATCAGTATGAACACAGGCTTTGAGCTCTCCTAACTCATATGCATCAGGACAATCTGCACAGGAAGCTTGTGTTGAACAGCCTGAACCAAGCAAGAGGCTCGGCTTACCTGGACTAGAGCCTGTCACGTCAAAGGGGCATCATCTGAACAAAAGGGGAATGATGACGAACTACAAAGTCTCCTTTTGTCTCTTTAAAACTGGATGAGCTCTGCTCTACTACAgctcaccccccccaccccccaccccccacatcAAAGGGGATGCTGTTTCTGCAGCACAATCCAATTTTAAGCATCTCCCTCTGCCACTCCAAAAATTCAATATGTCGGATATACAGTGGCTAGATCAGTTTCTCAGGCTTAACAAAATCATTCTCGGACCTGACACACACCATTTTAAGCGAACTGGAAAGCAATACAGATGCAATGCAAGCCATCAGACACGTGGTTGACTCACTCGAGTGAAACCAAGCGATGCATTGTTAACATACTTATATGCTTGGACTCCATTATCCAAGCAACTTTTAGCTGATATTGGATGTTTTGTTGAACATAATGCATCTTTTATAAATGGTAGACAAATCAATGTCTTGTGTTCAGCCTCCTTGAAGGAGGAGCGGCTCATAACAGTAATCCTGTGTTGATTACATTATGTCCCATTTCTGAGAAAATCACATTGACCTCATTCCATCTCTTGCCACCAAAAGACACTGCGGTCACCTGAGAGGAATGTTTGCCCGCTGGTTCGTGTGTTCTCAGTATGTTTGAAAACCAAACATCTGCCTCAGTTGtggtgaagcagcagaggattTCTTgacgtgaaaaaaaaatctgacaatgCTGTTGTTTGATTTAGGAAAAGGTGTCCTGGAACTGGAAATGTTTTGTC
This genomic window from Seriola aureovittata isolate HTS-2021-v1 ecotype China chromosome 5, ASM2101889v1, whole genome shotgun sequence contains:
- the ube3b gene encoding ubiquitin-protein ligase E3B; amino-acid sequence: MFGVPQSSKSEFLDKARQAREERKGQKDKEKAAINIQALVRRFLCRCRLQKQIRKEVDDYFHASETGTSKRNALSIFRIARKLLFIYRQEDKMRFEKLCRAILASMEVENEPKVWYVSLALSKDLTIPWLKQIKDVLWTCCQLLKNLKPDILQDNKLVTLYLTVLVTFTDTSTWRIIRGKGEALRPALMRICENIMGHLNQKGFYSILQILLTNGLARSKPSLSKGTLTAIFTLSLRPVIAAHFSDNLLRSFLIHIMSVPAVVYHLNVLTPECMASIQTHDLLRKFILFLSREEQCSDICVCLEGSHTLCLLGNLIHLGYLNEKVLEEEASHFVKDLTDMLSYCQRYVSQKKSNLTHWHPVLGWFSQTVDYGLNESMPLVTKQLQYLWGVSVIRTLFSDVLSKKLESQEPTPPPPQPSTSQNNLPVKNLFKRAFQKSASVRNILKPVGGKRVDSAEVQKVCSICVLYQTALSTLTQIRLQILTGLTHLDDLLPKLWAFICELGPQGGLKLFMECLNNDTEESKQLLSMLMLFCDCSRHLITILDDIEVYEEQTSFKIEELITISSFLNTFVYKMIWDGILENAKGEKLELFHSVHGWLMVLYERDCRRRFTPDDHWLRKDLKPSLLFQELEKGKKRAQLLLQYIPHVIPHKNRVLLFRNIVTKEKESLGLVETSSASPHVTHITIRRSRMLEDGYDQLRRLPVNSIKGVIRVKFVNDLGVDEAGIDQDGVFKEFLEEIIKKVFNPALNLFKTTSGNERLYPSPTSYIHENHLQLFEFVGKMLGKAVYEGIVVDVPFASFFLSQVLGHHHSTFYSSIDELPSLDSEFYKNLTSIKRYDGDVGDLGLTLSYDEDVMGQLVCHELIPGGKTMPVTNENKISYIHLMAHFRMHTQIKEQTAAFIRGFRSIINPEWLHMFSTPEVQRLVSGDNAEIDLDDLKKHTVYYGGFHSSHRVIIWLWDILSSDFNAEERAMFLKFVTSCSRPPLLGFAYLKPPFSIRCVEVSDDQDTGDTLGSVLRGFFTIRKKEPGGRLPTSSTCFNLLKLPNYSKKSILRDKLRYAISMNTGFELS